TGTCAAACACCGAATTTCCGGACGATGAATTGCGACAGGAACAGGAATTCATCGACGGGTTGTACGCGCGTGTGGACGCGCTGCGCGGCGTCGCCGAGACCTCCGTCACGGACGCGCTCGCGCAGGGCAACACCCCCATGCAGGCCAGACTCGAGCGGGACATCCTCGTGGCCGAGCGCTCCGGGCTGCTCGCCGCGCTGAACGCGGTGGACGGCTCCCTGTGCTTCGGCCGGATCGACCTCACCTCGGGCGTCACCCACCGCATCGGCCGCATCGGCCTGCGCACCGACGACGCCGAGCGCACCCCCGTCCTGATCGACTGGCGCGCCGATGTCGCCCGCCCCTTCTACCTGGCCACCGGCCACACCCCGATGGGCCTCAGGCGCCGGCGGCACATCGCCACCGACGGCCGCGAGGTCACCCACCTGCACGACGAGATCCTCGACCTCGGCGACCAGACCCGCACCGGCCACGAGGACCCCACCGGCGACGCCGTACTGCTCGCCGCCCTCAACTCCGCGCGCACCGGCCGCATGAGCGACATCGTGCAGACCATCCAGGCCGACCAGGACCGCATCATCCGCGCCCCGCACCGCGGCGTCATGGTGGTGGAGGGCGGCCCGGGCACCGGCAAGACGGCCGTCGCCCTGCACCGCGCCGCCTACCTGCTCTACGAGCACCGGGAACTGCTCGCCAAGCGGGCCGTGCTGATCGTCGGGCCCAACCCGGCGTTCCTCGGCTACATCGGTGAGGTGCTGCCCTCCCTCGGCGAGACGGGGGTGCTCCTCGCGACCGTGGGCGAGCTGTTCCCCGGGGTGAAGGCGACCGCGACCGACACGCCCGGGGCAGCCGCCGTGAAGGGCCGTGCGGAGATGGCCGAGGTGCTCGCCGAGGTCGTGCGCAGCCGGCAGGGCCTGCCCGACCCGGTGATCGCCATCGAGCACGACCGCGAGGTCCTCATGCTCGACGACGGTCTGGTCAACGTCGCCCGCGAACGCGCCCGTGCCGCGAAGCTGCCCCACAACGCCGCCCGCGAGCACTTCGAGGGCCACATCCTCAACGCCCTGACCGACCTGTACGCCGAGCGGATCGGCACCGACCCCTTCGACGGGTCCAGCATGCTCGACCCCAGCGACATCACCCAGATCCGCGACGACCTCGCCGAGAACCCCGAAGTCTGGTCGGCCATCGAGCAGCTGTGGCCGCTGCTGACCCCGCAGCGGCTCGTCGCGGACTTCCTCGCCGCGCCGGAGGAGTTCCTGCCCGCCGAGGACGCCGACGCCGTACGCCGCCCCGTGACCCGGCGCTGGACGGTCGCGGACGTGCCGCTGCTCGACGAGGCCGCCGAACTCCTCGGCGACGACGACCGGCTCGCCCGCGAGCGCGC
This is a stretch of genomic DNA from Streptomyces hawaiiensis. It encodes these proteins:
- a CDS encoding HelD family protein, with the translated sequence MRAGVELSNTEFPDDELRQEQEFIDGLYARVDALRGVAETSVTDALAQGNTPMQARLERDILVAERSGLLAALNAVDGSLCFGRIDLTSGVTHRIGRIGLRTDDAERTPVLIDWRADVARPFYLATGHTPMGLRRRRHIATDGREVTHLHDEILDLGDQTRTGHEDPTGDAVLLAALNSARTGRMSDIVQTIQADQDRIIRAPHRGVMVVEGGPGTGKTAVALHRAAYLLYEHRELLAKRAVLIVGPNPAFLGYIGEVLPSLGETGVLLATVGELFPGVKATATDTPGAAAVKGRAEMAEVLAEVVRSRQGLPDPVIAIEHDREVLMLDDGLVNVARERARAAKLPHNAAREHFEGHILNALTDLYAERIGTDPFDGSSMLDPSDITQIRDDLAENPEVWSAIEQLWPLLTPQRLVADFLAAPEEFLPAEDADAVRRPVTRRWTVADVPLLDEAAELLGDDDRLARERAQRERERQIAYAQGVLDVSYASRTYEFEDKEEDDPESSEVLSAHDIIDAERFAERHEEDDHRSAAERAAADRTWAFGHIIVDEAQELSPMAWRLLMRRSPTRSMTLVGDPAQTAEAAGVGSWSGILSPYVEDRWEHTRLGVNYRTPAEIMDVAAAVVRAEDPEFEPPSSVRSTGVRPWAHATDDLPGAVAKAVGELTPAEGRLAVIAPRDLHRSLAARLDGVTAGAEPDLTQTVVLLDPRQAKGLEFDSVLVVEPGRYGTSDLYVALTRATQRLGVLHTGELPKSLTEAFG